CGCTATCCCTTGGCTCGCTGAGCGCGTCGTAGGTGATGTGCGTGCATACGTGCATTGCTCCCTGATCAAACCGTACATACTCCAAGATATAGAACCAGCAAAGGGCCGGGAGAGGAGAACCGACCTTGGCGTAGGAGCTGGAGGACGGCGTCCGGCACGGCGGAGCCCGGCAGGACTGCGCGCCAGAACACCTCCTCGGCCGTCGTCGATGGCTCCGCATGCGTCAGCCGTCCTGCCTGCACCAGTGAACCCCAGGGGGAGGGAGGGGAGAGGCATGGAGAAATTCGTGAATGCGTCTTCCTCTACCTTACGTGCACTGACCAGCGGGTTGTTTCATCGATCTTTACCATGAGCAGGGCAGCGGCGAGGAGGACGGCGGAGGCGAAGTGCGCCATGTCTGGGAGACAGAAGCAATCCACGTACGTGTCCGTGGAATTCTCGTGTGCAAACAAGCTGACCCGGAAGGCGGATACTTATAGATGCCGACATGCCGTCGAGCGCCATGGAAATGGAGTGCTCGCAGAAGCCAGCAGCGGTGGTGTCAACCGGCCTGGCCGGGGGCGACGGCGAAAGGTAACGGAAGAGATACGACACGCCCGGTGTGACGAGCGATGCGGTCGAGACCCCAAGGAATATAATCTCTGGCGTGACGTCGGCGGTGCCCGCCGTATCGCGTCGTCGGCTCAGCTCGTCGCCGGCGTTGTCCGCACACGCCTACCGCATCGGATAGTGGTGACGCCGCTCCCGATCTCCCGGACAATTGGGCCTGCGGTCTATGACTTTGGGGCCCAATATCACCCACAACACAGCAGCCATTAAGGTCTATGGGCCTTTTGTGGCCCACGAAAACACTACAAAGCCCACCCAAGATGTGACCGTTGCGTCCTCTCCCAAAAGCGCTCGCCCACCCGACCGTTGGACGCAGCCGCGCTATCATCCCCTCTGCCTTAAGCCGCGCCGCGCCCAACCCACGGCGGCCGGCAGGCAGATCGATCACCGTGCTTCCACTCTCGCCTTTCCATCTGCGCGTCACCTTCCGGACTTCCATCTCACATCAACTCGGATCTTTCCCTGAGAGATTGTCACTTCCCCTGTTTCCTCCCCCAGTCCGGTCCCGACCAAGAACCGACCTTCGCCATGGCGGAGCCGGCCAAGAACGAGGCCCACGTCGTGGAGATCCCGGTCGCCGTCGACGGCGGCGAAGCGTCCGGAGGCGATGAGGCCTTTCTTGACAAGTCGACGGCGGCGGGCGAGGGCCACCCGCTCGGGGAGATCGCGGCGAGCGCGGGGCATCTGCTGCTGCTCAAGCTGTGGCAGCGGGAGGAGGACCGCCTGGGCCGCCGCGCGTGCGCGCTGGAGGCGCGCATGGACGCGGCGCGCCGGGACGCATTCTACCTCTGCGCGGCCTTCCTCGCCTTCCACGGCCTCTCCCTCGCGCTCCTCTTCGCCGCGTCCGTGGCCGCCTCCGCcgcttccccttccccttccccgtCCCCCGCGTGCAGGAGGTGGTGGGCGCCGTCATCCCTATCCCTGGCGGCGTCGCTCGCGCTCGCCGCGGCCGTTCAGCTCCGGGTGTGCGCCTACTGGCGCGCCGCGGCGCGGCTGCGCCGGGACCGCGGCGACGCGCGCGCGCTCGCGCGGGCCGTGCAGGAGCTCCGCTTGAAGGGCGCCGCGTTCGACCTGTCCAAGGAGCCGCAGTACGGGGTGACGAGGGCCAAGTGCGCCAGCGTGGAGGGCGCGGGCGCGTGGGCACCGCTCCGATGGTGTCGGCAGAACGTCGTCACGCTCTGCCTCCTCGCCGTCGCTGCCGCCGCCTTGCCCTCCGGCAAGTTCATCCTCTGCACCTAGGATGCATGGAGGCTACAGCGTTGGGTGAGTTCTGAATCACAACTCAATTTCTCGTTGTTTTTTCACCTTGCTCTTGGCTTATTTCGGGGTCAAGTTTTCATGAAATTCTAACGAAATTCCACGATGTTTCCCACCTTGCTGTGGTTTCTTGCAATTTGGTCGTAGAAAACATTTGGAAACCAAACGTACATGATTGGAATGTTGTTGTTGACGCAGTTTTATTCTTGCTTGCTTTGCAGGGTCGCCAGCTTCTTTAGCTGATCTGCAGAACCAAACATGGGGACTGCTCGCCGCACAGGGAACAGAGACACTACTTGTGCTCCCTTGGCAAGACCCTCTGAAATGGCAGAAATTCGCATTCTTTCTTGTAGTTTTTACAATAGCTGGATCTTCAGTTGATATTCTGTAATGGAAACCCTTTGGgatttcttgtttgagcctaTGTAGCATGAGAAATTTATGCAATTTCAGAAAGACAAGTTTTGCTTAGCGCTTCAGCAACTTGTATACGTAGTCGAAGGGATATTCCGTGCGCAACTTCTCTCTTAGAGTAACAACCTGGACAATAGACTAAAATCAGCTCAAGATCATTATGTTAAACGACCGTGTGTGCAGGTGTCATCTTTCTGCGAGCCCTGAGCTGATTACGAACATGCCCCAGTGACCTGAACTTTATGTGGTTATGATCTTTTCTTAGATGCAGAAGTTTAATGGCATCAGCACATTTTTGTCATCCTTCAGATTCCAGTGTATTCAGGTTTGCTGCAAACCAGCATTCCAGCAAAGCAGCAGAAAATAGCAGACAACATATATAGCACCCTGTCGGCAAGCTCAGCGGCCGATAGGACAACGATGCGCGTCAGCCAACGCCCGTCGGCGCCGATTGCCTTCCTGCCGGCCGCCCAGTCGGCCATGCAGCAGCCGACATGCCCCCTGCAATGCCGATTCATGATGTATCCCTTCTtttgtgcacataaccatcacCGGATGTGCTTCTCTTTTTTCTGAACACAACCACTAGCAGGTCTGTGAAGGCTGCGTTGATGTGAATACTCGCTGCAAGGCTAAATAACGATGACGTGACAACTATTtcctttatatttgataattattgtccaactataaattaattaggcttaaaagatttgtctcgcaatgcatatgtcgtaagattcgcTATAAcagagattttttttaaaaaagaccttgttcagttggtaattttttttggtttcggttactataacattttcgtttatatttgataaatattgtccaatcatgaactaactaggcttaaaagattcgtctcacaaatgacagacaaattgtgtaactagttttgttttagtctatatttaatgttctatacatgtgccataagattcgatgtgatataaAATCTTCGATTTTCTGGAAACTATAAACAAGACTAAAGCAAAGCCTGAACGGAGGATACCCTCAATAGCGTACGAAGCTGCAAAGCCAACGGGGCTTATCTGCCGATTTATCATTTGGCTGGATGCAACGAGCACTGCAAGGTACTCCCTCCCTCCCAAACTATAAGTTATTTCAAGAATCGTGGAGAGTCAAATtttttcaaatttgaccaaatttatatagcaaaataataatatttttagtaccaaccaagtatcattaaattctttgttagttatatttttagtgTACTTATTTTataacataaatctttatatttctctctatattttttgtcaaacttaaaaatactttaactcttcaagatttttagaatgacttataatttagaacggagggagtagtaaaaACTTTCCATTGCGTAGCTATCACAGCAGTGGCCTCAAACTATTCCAACGAGAAACAGGATATACATCCATAATCTGGAAATTCGGCAAAATACGCTGGCCTGAATCTATTCCAAGATGAATCAGGAAACACATTCATATTCTGGAAATTTAGCAAACATAAGGTCCCTGAAATTATTCCAAGGAGGAACATGATTATACGACATGGGGGAAAAAAACAAATGACTGAATAATACAGAGAAATTGGAAACTAATCAAATATGTGTGCTACTAACAAGCTTGAGATTACATAAAGCCCCCACTGCATTACAATTGGAAAATAATTGCTTTTCTATCCTACTACAAAAATCTAAAGAAAAAGCATGACACTACACAAATATAGGTTCAAGACAAAGTAACAAGAACATGAGTAATTTCACGGCAGTTGGGAGTTTGGACAAGGTAACAGTACTAGCACAATGATTAATAATTACGACAGGCAACCTTATCTGTTAAGCATGGCATGAACCATCAGCATCACACAGCCTCCCTCTTAATTACGAGCAGTCATCTCTCTCAGATCATCAGAAATGAAATGTGAAATGGAATCACTTGTTACTCAAAGGGGGGCACATCAGATGATCATCATCACGCCATCTTAGAGTTATTGGGTGGCAACAGGAGAACATGGGTAACAACAGGGCAGTCTCAGTAGTAATTAAATTAATTTACTAAATAAAAACCGCAGAGGCTCCATGGAAGCGAAGCCAAATTCGTTACTGCGGCTGGACGTAGTAGTAGCCCATGGGGTCGGTGGCGGGCAGGCCGGCGGCGGGGTGCGGGATCCCGGCTGGtcccatggcggcggcggagtcGGCTTCCTTGGCCTCGTCCCGCGGCACGATGTCGACGAGGAAGTCGAAGACCTCGGTgcgcgcgacggcggcggcgatgtcGGACTTCTGCAGGGTGCGGCGCTTGTTCTCCTCGGCGTGCGCCCAGCCGCGGTGGGTGAGCTCGAGGATGAACATCTCGCAGGCGCGGGCGAAGACGACGGGCGCCTCGGCGGCGATCATGCGCACGTCCTCGTCGGCCTTCATGATCTTCTTGATGCGGGCCAGCGGCAGGTTGTGGTTCTTGAAGTCGGTGGTGGCCTCGATCTCGCGGTACTGCTCCGCCCAGAAGAGCTGcagctgctgcgccgccgcggcgccctGCTGCGAGGTTGGgggagccggcggcggcgggggaggaggGTACAGCGCGGCTGCCGGCGCGTGCGCGTACGGCCCGGCGGGGTACGCGGCGCCGGGGGGCGGAGGGTACGCGACGGGCGCGCCCATGACCGGAGGCGGGGGAGGGGTGGTGGATTTGGGCTCCATTGCTAGGGTGTTCCGGAGACAGTGATCGGATTGGGTTGGGGGAGGAACAgcgaggggagaaaggaaaggaGAGACCTTTGCGCCGTTAGAAATGGCATGTTGTTAGTGCTGGGAGTTGACCGAGAACTTTAACTTGAGTTAGTCCTAATTTTCTATTTGCTCAATAAAATGATAGTTACagtaagtgagaaatcatatatAAGTTACATTGAACATATTTACGGTCTGTTTAACACATCTCACAACAGTTTCTATTGTGCTTTTTTCAAGTACTCTTTCCAAAaaaaacttcactagtaaagctaaGCTACGCCAAACAATGCCTTAAGGGAGAAATATATAAATTATAGGACAAGTTATGATTGACGGTGCATATGCATATTTCTATATCTATATTTCATCTAAAATTATATGACTCGATGTATAGTTAGGACAAATAGACTGAATAAGAATAAGAATCCTAATTTAAATCCtggtttatatatataaaatatagctAGGAACcctaatcctaatctaaatagatttctttgatttgagtaaTTTGAATAGGAATTCTAATTGAAGACTTTTTGTTTGATAAGAGCTTTTATATTTTCCAAACTGTTTTTGCGTGAAACCAATTTTTTCTTAGACTTTGTCACATATGTAATGTATACATGATATTTTAAGGTTATGTTTTTCAACTGTTTCCAAAAGATTCTCATATTTTATTCATCAAAATATGATATTTGCCAATTCTTAAATTAGtattagaagaaaaaaaagaagtcatctccaagagttttctatatttctatcctaaatttttttcttgGTATTTTTTTTCCTATGACCCGGTCTTATATTTTGTATCAGGAACCCTTATTTTGTTTCTGTACGCGTTTAAACCCTTCCATCAAATCTTTctctcttgcatttttcttacCTAGAACTATGTCTTTCTTTCTGCTTATTAGATGGGCTGAAAAACTCTAGATGCGCGACGGAAAAAAATAAGGATTTCTATTTCTATGAAAAATCGGCTGAAAATCACGAATATCAGCCAAAAATTACGAGCTCGTCaaaccaagagattcttcttcaccttttTCTTGACCAATTTAGAGTCAAACGCAAGCATTCGAATAGTCGCTAGCTATGAAAATCAATAACTAGCATAATTACACACCTAGCCTTGCTCCAAGTACGACCTTGCTCTAATTGGATTGACACCCTTCATCCATTGCTCATGGTCTTGGTATAGACTTCACCTAGCTTTAAACAACACCTAGCAAAAGGTTAGTTCTTCACTAGTTCTCTTCGTTACCAAAACTAAGCATAGGGCTTTTAGCCTTGTTCCAATTGAATATCATATAGTCCATTGCAATAACCACACCCTCCTTGTTGTGTGCACCTATGGAAGATGCAACTCTGTGCACACTCTTTCACCACATCAGATGTTCTATCAGAGTAGTTCACCATCACACCTTCAGATATCAATCTTATACAATATTACAACTACAAAATGGAAGCACctcgagcaactccaagagagttGATAAAAATAGATGGCTAAATTCAAGATTTAGCCAAcctctaaaatagaaaatcatgtaaaaaaacaaaaatctcCAACAGTCTTTCTATATGGCAAATCATATGGCTAGCGGGACATGCAAGCTATATTTACCATGCGAGAACTCCGGGATAGatgacttgctattttagcaaaccaaatACAATAGCTGTTGGACTCTCTTTTCTCTCCCAAAATAGCCAAATATAGAATACATAACATGGATAGCtcttctcttggagttgctctaaacaGAGTGAAATTCACATGTGCCAACATGTTTAACTGCTTGCCCATCTCATTGTGGGCGATCTACGAAAAGAAACACATTAAGGCCCTTAGTCCTAAATTAAAATGCCTGATTGGAACAAGTGGCGATGTTACCAGATTGTATGGATCAACGCTGGAACGTGCCTCTCGCGGTCAACCGAGATCACAGAGCATTTTCATGAAGGACGTGCAGAGAGGAGGCGGGTGAAGGAGACCATACAATTGGGACTGAGAATAAGGGGAGATGGGCACGCTGTTGTAGAAAGCGAGGGGTGCGAGCACCGAGACGAGGAGCTGTGCCTGCACCACATCCTGGGGACGACGCTTCCACCTCGGCCACCATGGTCGTCGTAGCGTCGTGGACAACATGGCGTGGTGCAATCCGCTACCTCCGGATGCCTTTCCAGATGGAGAGAGAGAGCCTTTCCACGTATGACTAGAATGGACCAGTGTATGTATCATTAAGTTTGGTTTATAAGAATTTTTAAGGAACTTTTGTCTTTAATTGTATTTACTATAGATCAATGgtgattttccttttttttttaaaaaaaatatcattTTTACCTCTATTTCAGATGAAGACTTAGGTCCCTTTGGAACGGATGATTTTTTTCACGTTTTCTGTGTTTTTTCAATACTTAGGTCCCATTTAGAACGGATATTTTTTTCATGTAAAAATGAACTAATTCCTGTAAAATTTCGATACGATTCCTATGAAATTCCAGCGTTCCAAAGCCTGCCCTAGTTTGTCCCTACGATGTTAGAGTATTTAATAGTATCAATTTAGCTACAAAAGATAAGTATAACCATACGGATTTGCCCTACTTTCGTAAGTATTAAGATGATTTTACCTCTACTTAAAAACCAAACATTTGGGCTAAATTTTTGATATATCTTAAAATATTTTAGAGGTAGATGCATAGTTATAATACTAATCGTGGTGATTAGATCATTAGTGGAAGGCCAATAGGTGATCATGGTATATCGCTCTTTAGGGAGTGGACTTAGCCATTATCCAAGGAGCACCATGAACACCAAGACGAAGAGCAGTGCCAGTGCAATGTCCTAGGATCGACACTTCCACGTTCACCAGTATCGTGCCATGGCTTTTCGTGAACAAGTGGTCACCAGAAACTGCTCCGCACCATATTTTTTTAGGGCGCAGCAGGGAAGGTCCCCACCTATTTTTCTTTTTGCGTTATTATAAGTAGACGAAGAGTATTTACAAAGAGGGAATAAGcctagagagagagatagagagagagagagagagtacatTGAGAGTAATTCTCTAGCCACAAACTGAGCAGACCCTTAATCTTCTGCTTAGCCTTGATGGCTTGATGCACACCAGGGCTAGGTCCTCCTTGAAATTGGTTTTCATCTTGTCATCGAGGAGCTTGCATTGTCAAAAATGATGTTGTTTCTAGTTTTCCACATGACCCCCAACAGACTATTATGACAACTTCCCTAAATATTGTGCTCCCAAAAAGGTTTCTTGCATCAAGGATCATGTTTAGGGCTTGTAGAGTCAGATTCCAAATGATCGACATAGAGATCCAACATGCCTGGATACAAGGGCACTCAAAAAAGAGATGCATGTTTGTCCCCTCTGAGCCACTGTTGTGAAACACACAACTGTAATCATCAAGATGTATATTTTTCCTTCTTAAAAGATTTATAGCATTTAATTTGTCTCTAAGGAGGAGCCAAAAGAAGAACTTATGTTTGCCCAAATTGCTACCtaatcacatccatttgaaggAGAAACCAGTTGAATCCCTGACAACTTAGTGTATGCTTTGTTTGGTCTAAAGGTGTTGGTTCCCCAAATGTATTCCCACTTGACATCAACCATGGGCTCCCAAGTTCTCTCTTGGAGTAGGTAAAGGAGATCATTGAGTTGCTAAGAAGCTTGAGCTGACAAAGGGAAGCTAAAAATTCGGCTAGTTGTGTCATCCAAGAAGTATATGCCTGAGTAGTTCAGCTTCTTTGCAAATGAGAAGAGTTGTGGCCTTGTGGGAAGCACTCCTAGAGAGAGTATTGATGGGCCACAGGTCTTCCTAGAATAAGGATGTGTCACCTGTATTTGGAGAACACATTGCTAACTTTCTGAAGTCACCTATGAGCTTGAGGATCTCTTTCCATTAGAAGTACCCCATGTGATTCCTTGCCTAAAGTGGTCATGTGTTGGGTTTGCAGGGGTTATTCTAGGTTAGCGTTGACCAAGGGATGTTAGCATGGTTATAGATTTTATCAAGGAATTTAAGGAGGAGCGTTGTGTTCTAGGTTCTTAAATATATTATTCTAAGTCCTTCCTAGTCTTTAGACTTGCAAGTTGTGTCCTAGGTAGCTAGGTGAGAATCTTTTTTGTGGATTTCTCCTCCACTCCAATGTCCATGTTGTCATGTCACTATTCAATCCCTCGCCTCTCGGAGGTTGAGGTGGGTAGGGAAGGAGACGATGAGCATTGGTGGGTTTGGTTCTGAGAGAAGGATATTCTAATATAtacatatttttattatattgataacttttatttagttccaaattCTCCTCATGGCATTGTTTGTTAGGTGTGGTCCTGCAGACTGTCCATCACAACACAGAAGTAGTAAGACCCAGCCCATTGGGCTAGTTGGGTCGGACTAGCGATGAGGTACTGTAGCACTGGTGGAGTATTTCTATTTTAGTCCCATACCAGAAATGGAACAAACACTAGACTAGCTTAAAAGCCTAGACCTAGGACGCTGTTAACTCTAGATCAATCCTTTTACGCGAAGCGAGAACAAAAGCGCAAGAGAGTTAATTAGCAAGTGTGGTTCATTCAACGTGTAGAGTGAACCTTAGCCGTCTTCCCGGGCTAGGGCGTTCACAAGTCCTCTGAATCTTTGTTCCTCCCTACTCCTTAAATGCTATTTATAATTGTGGCATTTTCTTGCCTGGTTTATAAAAGTGGCAAACGACGCCAGTTTGGTTGCCTGATTCATCTAGCCCGCTAGGCTACGGACGTGCAAAACACCCCTATGCCAGGCTCCAGGGAAATATGACAATTGGCTATTTCTGCTAGGCCTGGCTCACGTGGTGGGAGCGAGCAATGGAGCAGCGCATGACATGTTTATAAAAGTGGCAAGTGGTGCCAGTTTGGTTGCCTGATTCATCTACTAGGCCTGGCTCACGTGGTGGGAGCAAGCAATGGAGCAGCGCATGACATGTTTATAAAAGTGGCAAGTGGTGCCAGTTTGGTTGCCTGATTCATCTAGCCCGCCAGGCTGCAGACATGCAAAACACCCCTGTGGCTAGGCTCTAGGGAAACATGACAATTGGTTGTTTCTGTTTGGTTGCCTGATTCATCTAGCCCACCAGGCTGCGGACATTCAAAACACCCTTGTGGCTAGGCTCTAGGGAAACGAGACAATTGGCTATTTCTGTTTGGCTTGGCTCATGTGGTGGAAGCGAGCGATGGAGCAGTGCATGATGCGATAAAGACATGTGGACGCGGTCATATACAGGTAACCAAATGCTAGGTAGGCTAAAATGACTAAATGAACCAAACAACTGCTCTCTTCATGCGTTGGGCCTAGCTCTGGGTAGCCTACCTCTGGGATACGAGTCTAGCTCTATCTATACGAGAACCAAACATGTCCTATGGTATGGTTTAAAAATAGACCTGCAATGCATCATTTAACAAGTTTAGGGATATATGTATTGTGCACCACTTACCAAGTTTAAAGATCCTGAAATACATCTTCAAAGTTATGAGGATCAATGATGTCTCTCGACAAGTCCAATGAGCACAAGATTTTTCTGAGTTGTTAGTATCCTTTTTTCCCCATGACTGATATGCCATGCCCAGACCTGGACGCGAAGGAGGTGTGTTGCATCTGTCCCACAAACACGGATCACCAAGCACGACTGTCGTTCGATTTGTAAGCATGCCTTCCTTACCCGGTGCATGCACCGTGTGGTGCAGGCTAAGCATCGCACGAAGGTGCATGCGAGCCTTTCTTGCTTATGTTTTCAGTTGGCGGAAATGGCATGTGTGATTCTCGAGGTTGACCTTTTGGCTcatctctcctcgagacctacATGAGGGTGACCAATTTACTCATGTTGGATTTTAGTTTATTTCGTTCTCCAAATATGAATGTGATCTAGTAGTCTTTAAAAACCTAATGCCAGCCATTGTGTTTGTGTGGGTATTCCTTCCAGTAGCGATGATCCTCATCAGTGGCAGAGTCAGAAGTTTTATAAAGCCTAGACAAAAAGTCATACTAATATTAACAAGATAAACATAACGCAAGATTATAAAAGGTGTTAAGTGCTAAGCGAGCAATAACTCACTGCCTAAAATTTAAGCATGCTTAAGCGTTCCTAATCCCTTAAGAGTTTTGTGATGTAGTAGACATTTAGAATTTTGATCTTAAACTGAACAAATAGACAATAGAGTGGAGAGCAATTGCGAAAGAGCAAATGAATCATAAGTCCTTGTCTATCTCCcctcttttctttttatagGAAATGTGTGAaagaaaaatttcaaaattcttcTAATGGGGTTTGTATTTTAGAAAATACTTTTAGAGGAATTATTATCTCACAATGTTATGTAATTGAGCCCTGAAGACACTAGTATGGTCCCTAATTATTATTATCTCATATCTTTCCTAACGTTTAAGCATGCTTATGTGTTTCTAATCCCTAGAAAGTTTTGTGATGTAGTAGACATTTAGAATTTTGATCTTAAACCGAACAAATAGAGAAGAGAGTGGAGAGCAATTAAGAAAGAGCAAATGAATCCATAAGTCCTTGTCTATGTCCCCTCTTTCCTTTTTATAGCAAAGATATGAgggaaaattttcataatttcccCTAATGGGGTTtgtattttaaaatttttttagagaaatCATTATCTCATAATGTTATATAATTAGGCCCTGAAGACACTAGTAGGGCCCCTAACATATAATGCACCTCCAACATAGAACTCAAAGTATCCAAGATATATTGAACTAGATGATTTTCCTGCATGTTTTGCTGCTAGAATTTAAAAGATAATGATATCACTTTGGTTCCACATGATTCTTCCATGGTTGTCCAGCCCATTCATACATTTTCTAGCTTCACGTGTATGGTATATAAAGAGCTTGTTTACAGTCACAAATTTAGGTGCAACGGTTTGATGATCACTCACCAACCTTGACGTCGTGGGAGGAAGTTCACGATCTTTTGAGGCGATTTTCATCCACTGTTGCT
This window of the Sorghum bicolor cultivar BTx623 chromosome 7, Sorghum_bicolor_NCBIv3, whole genome shotgun sequence genome carries:
- the LOC8055223 gene encoding uncharacterized protein LOC8055223, producing the protein MAEPAKNEAHVVEIPVAVDGGEASGGDEAFLDKSTAAGEGHPLGEIAASAGHLLLLKLWQREEDRLGRRACALEARMDAARRDAFYLCAAFLAFHGLSLALLFAASVAASAASPSPSPSPACRRWWAPSSLSLAASLALAAAVQLRVCAYWRAAARLRRDRGDARALARAVQELRLKGAAFDLSKEPQYGVTRAKCASVEGAGAWAPLRWCRQNVVTLCLLAVAAAALPSGKFILCT
- the LOC8067022 gene encoding nuclear transcription factor Y subunit C-6; this translates as MEPKSTTPPPPPVMGAPVAYPPPPGAAYPAGPYAHAPAAALYPPPPPPPAPPTSQQGAAAAQQLQLFWAEQYREIEATTDFKNHNLPLARIKKIMKADEDVRMIAAEAPVVFARACEMFILELTHRGWAHAEENKRRTLQKSDIAAAVARTEVFDFLVDIVPRDEAKEADSAAAMGPAGIPHPAAGLPATDPMGYYYVQPQ